Proteins from one Candidatus Zixiibacteriota bacterium genomic window:
- a CDS encoding T9SS type A sorting domain-containing protein, producing the protein MIRAIKFIGLIVLASLFLLNGCGDERKLLYPYRGADYFAGTDVGGVKDTVLAFKIGTVRDVLQGQHTLVPVTKIAGKERIYYLDFTIGYDSYPLAFMGATRGPLYDRPGDFEWEYFVYRYGPLPGCDSRCPTGQIRFVCMADQNDGPHHPLEHRIPDSTTLFTLDFLVSNDRTLECQFIPINFFWIDCSDNQVVYRDDTLEIYDPYQYGISRYVWDPFERRVEFNNPFPSYTGANSACDSSDEQQPVRRYVDFHNGGVQIICADSIDTRGDINLNGLPFEIGDAVAFSIYFVVGQVGAFTINIDGPTAATDINGNGIPLELADFVYLVRIIVGDAIPVPSSIYEPLFVAVDSGIISISAPHPVGALHVVLEGIIDVSLTSNSQDLEIESGYVNSQTRVLLYSFGHDVIPNGEILQADSEIRLVDIEAASYYGGEFKNIVIGKPEDTLNSDSLLLFANPNPFLDSTIIAFTPSDSSGWRLQIYATSGLKVWEYDSPSGTYTAHTVWKPKNLPAGIYHARITSGSKSGRLTLIYKPE; encoded by the coding sequence ATGATACGGGCAATAAAATTCATCGGGCTTATCGTCCTGGCATCTCTATTTTTATTGAACGGATGTGGTGACGAGCGAAAACTGCTCTACCCATATCGCGGCGCCGACTATTTTGCCGGCACCGATGTCGGCGGGGTGAAAGACACCGTTCTCGCTTTTAAAATCGGTACCGTCCGCGATGTCCTGCAGGGACAGCACACTCTTGTTCCCGTTACTAAAATCGCCGGCAAAGAACGAATATATTACCTTGATTTCACTATTGGATATGATTCCTATCCGCTCGCTTTCATGGGGGCAACCAGAGGTCCTCTTTACGACAGGCCCGGCGACTTTGAATGGGAGTACTTTGTCTATCGATATGGACCGCTTCCGGGATGTGATTCCAGATGTCCGACCGGGCAGATCCGGTTTGTCTGTATGGCAGACCAGAATGATGGTCCTCATCACCCCCTTGAACACCGAATCCCCGATAGCACCACTCTTTTCACTCTCGACTTTCTGGTTTCCAATGACCGGACTCTCGAATGTCAGTTTATCCCCATTAATTTCTTTTGGATAGATTGCAGCGACAATCAAGTGGTCTATCGGGACGACACCCTGGAAATATATGACCCCTATCAATACGGCATCTCCCGCTATGTATGGGATCCATTCGAGAGAAGAGTTGAATTTAATAACCCTTTCCCTTCTTACACCGGCGCCAATAGCGCCTGCGATTCAAGCGATGAGCAACAACCGGTTAGACGATATGTCGATTTCCACAATGGCGGCGTTCAAATCATCTGCGCCGATTCGATAGACACCCGCGGCGACATTAATCTTAATGGCTTGCCATTCGAAATTGGTGATGCCGTTGCCTTCAGTATTTATTTCGTCGTCGGTCAGGTCGGCGCTTTCACCATAAATATTGACGGACCAACCGCCGCCACTGATATTAATGGCAACGGAATTCCCCTGGAGTTAGCCGATTTTGTCTATCTCGTGCGAATCATTGTGGGGGATGCCATACCGGTACCATCGTCGATTTACGAACCGCTTTTCGTTGCCGTTGACAGCGGCATAATTTCTATTTCTGCTCCCCATCCAGTCGGCGCTCTCCATGTCGTTCTCGAGGGCATAATTGATGTATCTCTCACATCGAATTCCCAGGACTTGGAGATTGAGTCTGGATATGTCAATTCTCAGACCAGGGTGTTACTTTATTCCTTCGGTCACGATGTCATCCCTAATGGCGAGATTCTGCAGGCTGATTCCGAGATTAGATTGGTCGATATTGAGGCCGCCTCGTACTATGGCGGCGAGTTCAAGAACATTGTCATCGGAAAGCCGGAGGATACTTTAAATAGCGACTCGCTGCTCCTCTTCGCCAACCCCAATCCGTTCTTGGATTCCACCATCATCGCTTTCACACCTTCCGATTCCTCGGGATGGCGTCTTCAAATCTACGCTACCTCCGGCCTCAAGGTCTGGGAGTATGACAGTCCCTCCGGTACCTATACCGCCCACACTGTCTGGAAACCAAAAAATCTTCCTGCCGGAATCTACCACGCCCGCATCACTTCCGGCTCCAAATCGGGCCGCCTGACCCTTATCTACAAGCCGGAATGA